Proteins from a single region of Hydra vulgaris chromosome 12, alternate assembly HydraT2T_AEP:
- the LOC124807926 gene encoding ubiquitin-conjugating enzyme E2-17 kDa-like isoform X2: protein MAMKRIHKEYQDIKIDPPAQCSAGPVQDSDLFHWHATIMGPADTPYAGGVFFLTIHFPTDYPFKPPKVSFTTKIYHPNINSNGSICLDILRSQWSPALTVSKVLLSICALMADPNPEDPLVPDIARLYKTDRKKYTDNCKEWTRRYAMQ from the exons GAATATCAAGACATAAAGATAGATCCACCTGCACAGTGTTCAGCAGGGCCAGTCCAAGATTCTGATT tgtttcATTGGCATGCAACAATTATGGGACCA GCTGACACACCATATGCTGGTggagttttttttcttacaatacATTTTCCTACAGACTACCCATTCAAACCACCTAaa gtttcgtttacaacaaaaatataccatccaaatataaattcaaatggTAGTATTTGTCTTGATATACTAAGATCACAATGGAGTCCTGCATTAACTGTTTCAAAAG ttTTGCTTTCAATATGCGCTCTAATGGCAGATCCAAACCCGGAAGATCCTTTGGTTCCTGATATAGCAAGACTTTACAAGACAGACAGAAAAAAATACACCGATAATTGTAAAGAATGGACTAGACGCTATGCTATGCAGTAG